A single window of Pyrus communis chromosome 10, drPyrComm1.1, whole genome shotgun sequence DNA harbors:
- the LOC137747933 gene encoding uncharacterized protein, producing MHFDGSSTSTLAGVGIAIQSPNQYHWYFSLKLDFSCTNNQAEYEALIIGLHVLHDLRASRVLVLSDSELVINQLNGMFRCMSCTLTPYHMVATYLAESFERITFEHISSIHNADADELAQIASGAQLTGGKLSRVTPTILLSYQPWSISKLSNAIT from the coding sequence atgcattttgatggttccagtacttcaaCCTTGGCTGGTGTTGGTATTGCCATTCAGTCACCTAACCAATACCactggtatttttctctcaagttggatTTCAGCTGTACAAACaatcaggccgagtatgaagctCTCATCATCGGCCTCCACGTTTTACACGATTTACGAGCATCCCGTGTTCTCGTCCTCAGTGATTCTGAATTAgtgattaaccaactcaacGGCATGTtccgttgcatgagttgtactttaacgccctatcacatggtcgccacctatcTGGCCGAGTCGTTTGAACGGATCACATTTGAGCACATTTCGAGTATTCACAACGCGGAtgccgacgaactcgcccaaatcgcctccggagcacaactcacaGGGGGCAAACTAAGCCGGGTAACACCCACAATTCTGCTATCGTACCAGCCTTGGTCAATCAGTAAACTCTCCAACGCAATCACGTAA